In Magnetococcales bacterium, the genomic stretch GGACCGGGAAGAGTGGCAGGAGTGGTTCCCCCCTTATGGCTTGTGGCTGCTCCTGCCGGGCAGGGAAGGAACCAGGCTGGGAGGAATCCTGCTGGCCAGAGAGACCCCCTGGCAAGAGGGGGAACTTGTTTTATTGCAACATTTGGCCGGAGCCTATGCCCACGCATGGCTGGCCCTGCTGCAACCCTCCCCCTGGTCGTGGTTCAAAAGACACCTGGCTTTTTTTTCCCGTGTAAAAATATGGCTTTGGTTGGGTTTGATCGGTGCCTTGTCCGTTGTGCCAGTGCGGCTCACGGTTTTGGCACCGGCAGAGGTGGTGCCGGATGATCCCATCCTGGTACGCGCCCCCCTCGAAGGGGTGATCGAAAAAATTCATGTCCAACCCAATGATTCCGTCACAGAAGGCACCCCGCTTTTTGACCTCGATCCCACATCCCTGGCCAGCAAACTGGAGGTGGCCGAAAAATCCCTGGCCACCGCCTTGGCCGAATATCGGCAGGTGTCCCATCAGGCGGTCGAGGATGTCAAAAGCAAGTATCTGCTCGCCATCATTTCCGGACGCATTGAAGAGCGACGCGCCGAAACCGTCTACCTCAAACATGTCTTGAACCGCATTCGGGTCAAGGCACCCCGATCCGGTGTGGTCATTTTTGATGATCCTTCAGCCTGGCTGGGACGCCCGGTAGCTTTGGGCGAAAAGGTGATGGTGGTCACGGGAATCCACGAAACCGAATTGGAAGCCTGGGTGGCCATGGGGGATGATATCGACCTGCCCCCGCAGGCCGAGGTCACTTTTTTCCCCAATGTCAATCCCCTGCAACCGGTGACGGCGCAGGTGCGCTTCATGGCCTATGAAGCCTTTCCCAAACCCAACGGCCAGCTCGCGTTCCGGTTGCGGGCCACCGTGGAAGCCAACAACAAGCCCCGGGTGGGTTTGAAAGGAACAGCCCGCATCCATGGCGAACAGGTCCCCCTGCTCTACTGGTTGTTCCGCAAGCCCTTGGCCTTGGTACGCCAGGGGATCGGCTGGTGATTTCACTCCCCCCATTGCGTGAAGAGCTGAACCTGTTTCCTGGACCTCCCGAGCGGGATGGTTCCCCGACCTGGACCCTCCAGGATCCGGCCAGCAATCGTTTTTTTCGTTTGAGTTGGCAGACCTTCGAAATCCTGTCGCGCTGGGATGCGGGAGATCCCGCCGGTATCGCCCGGCAGGTTTGCGACCAGACCTCCCTGACCATTACCGCCGAGGATGTCCTGAACCTGGTGCAATTCGTCGGCAACAACCACTTGTTGCGGGCGTTCCATCCCGGTGACACCCGGCGGCTGGAACAGGCCAGGCTGGCCACCCGGCTCTCCTGGTCGCGCTGGCTTTTGCATCACTATCTTTTCATTCGTCTGCCGCTGGTCCGCCCGGATCGTTGGCTGGCACGGGTCGTACCCTGGGTTGCACCACTGTTTACCAGGGGATTTGTCGTCTTTACCCTGATTATTTTGCTGGTGGGCCTGCTTCTGGTCGTGCGGCAATGGGATCTTTTCATGGCCACTGCGGTCAGCACGGCCAATTTTCAGGGAATGGTCAGTTACGGGGTGGCCTTCATGGGGATCAAGGTGATCCATGAACTCGGACATGCCCTGGCCGCCAAACGCGAAGGGTGCCGGGTTCCCACCATGGGGGTGGCGCTCATGGTGCTGGTTCCCGTCCTGTACACCGATACAACCGAAGCCTGGAAACTCACCCATCGTCGGCAACGTCTGCTCGTGGGAGGTGCCGGCATTCTGGCCGAATTGACCCTGGCCGCCTATGCCACCCTGCTGTGGGTACTCCTGCCGGATGGCGTTTTGCGCACCGTGTTTTTCATCCTGGCCACCACGACCTGGATCTCCTCCCTGATCATCAATTCCAGCCCTTTCATGCGTTTCGATGGGTATTTTCTCTTGATGGACTCCTGGAACATGCCCAACCTCCATCGGCGCGCCTTCGACATGGCACGCTGGTGGTTGCGGGAGCGGCTTTTTGACCTCCGGACACCTCCCCCGGAATCCCAACCAGCAAAAACACAACGACTCCTCATTGTGTTCGCCGTCGCCACCTGGATCTACCGCCTGATCCTGTTTCTGGGCATTGCCCTGCTTGTTTATCATCTGTTCGTCAAGATTCTGGGAATTTTTCTGTTTGCAGTGGAATTGGGCTGGTTCATCCTCCTGCCTGTCGTTTCCGAAGTCAAAACATGGTGGCACATGCGTCAGAAAATCGTGCAGGATCGGCGTTGGCGCTTCTCTTTTCTGTTGACCGGTTTGTTCCTTTTGACCGGGTTGCTGACAGTTCCCTGGCAGGGAGAGATTGTTCTGCCGGCCTTGCTGCGGGCACGGGAACAGGTGGCCGTCTACTCCCTGACGGCAGGCCGGGTGCAAAGCATCCTGAAAAGGGAGGGTACCCTGGTCAAGGCCGGAGAAACCCTGCTCATCCTCGATTCACCCGATCTGGAATACCGTCTCTCCCAGGCCCGGCGGCGCGTGGATCTGCTGGGTTGGGAAATTGCCAGCATGGGATTTGAAATGACCTTTCGGAGCCGCATCCAGACCCTGGAACAGGAAATGGCGGGAGCCGTGGCCGAGCGTTACGGCCTGGAACAGGAAAAACAGCGTTTGCATCTGCGGGCCGCCATTACCGGAAAAGTGGCAGACTTTTCTCCAGAAGTGGATATCGGACAGTGGCTCCCCGCCCGTTTCCAGATTGCCACCCTCGTCTCCCCCGAGCAGGCCATGGTGACGGCCTATGTGGCGGAAAAAGAGATTGCCCGTCTGCATCAGGGGGCGGAGTGCAGATTTTATTTCCGGGACGCACGGCATACCGGAATTCCCTGCCGCCTGGAAGCCATGGATTCCCTCTCCACCGGAGTCTTGCTGGATCCTGCCCTGGCCGATCTCTACGGCGGCAACGTCCCCGTCCGGGAACATGGGCAGGCATTGATTCCGGAACAAGCCTTTTATCGTGTCATGCTGCGGACAATGGAATCCACGCCTGTTCCCGAACGACAACGCCTGGGGCGGGTGGCAATCGCCGGCGACAGGCAAAGCCTCGCCATGAATTTTTTTCGCACCGTTCTTGCCGTCGTCTTCCGGGAGGCAGGGGTGAATTGAAAAAAATACATTGATGAAAAAATACGGGGTAAAGGCATGATGGCATCCCCGTTGCTCTTACCCCCAATATGGAACGCTCGATCATGAAATCGCTGAACTTCGAATTCCTGCGCCCTTCCTGGCCGCAGTTGGCGGAACTGGGTGGCTTTGCCGAAAGCTATGCCCATCCCGATCCCGGAAGCAGCCTGGTGAAGCTGCGTGCGTTCGCGGAACAGCTCGTCCTGTGGATCTACGACCGGGCCGGCTTTCCCAAGCCGTTCAAGCCCAATCTGAATGATCTTCTCAATGAGGACGCTTTCCAGGCTGCCGTACCCAAGGTGGTGGTGGACAAGCTCCACGCCATCCGGATTCACGGCAACAAGGCGGCCCATGGCGAAAAAGCCACCACCGACACGGCTTTGTGGCTGCTCAAGGAGTCTCACGAAATTGGCCGCTGGATCTTCGTGACCAGTGGCCAGGGCAAAACCACCGATCTGGACGCCTACCAGGAACCACCCGCTGGTGGCCTGGCGGGCGAGGCCCGTTCCCAGCTCAAGCGGGAAAAGAAGACGGTGCTGAAGCAATTGGCCGCTCAGGAAGCGCAGATGCAGACGCTCCTGGAAGAGTTGGACGCGGCCCGGGAAAAGACGCAAACCGCCGAACTCAAGGCGGACGAGCTGGAAGCGCTCATCCAGTCCGGTCGCCATGCCGCCGATGCCTTGAATTTTGATGAAACCACCACTCGCGCCCGCCTCATCGACAGCCAACTGGCCGCCGCCGGTTGGCGCGTCACCCAGTCGGATGATGTCGGCCAGGAGGTGGAGGTTGACCATCAGCCGACCCAGACCGGCAAGGGTTATGCCGATTATGTTCTGTGGAACGACGACGGCAAACCTCTGGCCGTGGTGGAGGCCAAGAAGACGGCCAAGAGCGCCGAACTGGGCCGCAAGCAGGCCCAGCTTTATGCAGACGGCCTGGAGAAGATGCATGGCCAGCGCCCGGTAATCTTCTACACCAACGGCTTCGACATTTGGATCTGGGATGATGCCGGTGGTTACTCGCCGCGCAAGCTTTATGGCTTTTACTCCAGGGACAGTCTGCAATACCTCGTCACCTTCCAACGCATCAGCCGCAGGGGGCTGGATGAAATCCAGCCTTCTGAAATCGCGGGCCGACTCTATCAACTGGAAGCCATCAAGCGTATCTGCGAACGCTTGACCGCCCGGCATCGCCGCGCCCTGGTGGTCCAGGCCACCGGCACTGGCAAGACCCGGGTGGCCATCTCGCTCACCGATGTACTCATCCGTGCCGGGTGGGTCAAGCGGGTGTTGTTCCTGTGCGACCGCAAGGAACTGAGAAAACAGGCCAAAAACGCCTATGCCGATCTGCTCAACGAGCCTCTGGTCGTGGTGGGCCGCCAAACGGCCAAGGATCGGGACAAACGCATCTACCTGGCCACCTATCCAGCCATGATGACGGTCTTCGAGACCTTCGACGTGGGATTCTTCGACCTGATCATCGCCGACGAATCCCACCGCAGCATCTACAACCGCTATCGCGATCTTTTTTTCTATTTTGATGCCCTTCAGGTGGGGCTAACCGCCACGCCGGTGGGGATGATCAACCGCAATACCTTCCGGCTCTTCGGCTGCGAGGATGACGACCCCACCTTCAACTACGATTTTTCCCGTGCGGTGGAGGAAGGGCATCTGGTTCCCTTCGAGCTGTTCACACACACCACCGAGTTCCTGCGCCGGGGGATCAGGTACGAACAGCTCAGCGAGGCGCAGCGCCAGCAGTTGGAGGACGACGGCGAGGATCCGGAATCCTTCGACTACGACGCCGGGCAAGTGGACAAGGCGGTGTTCAACAAGGACACCAACAAGCACGTCCTGCGCAACCTGATGGAAAATGGCCTGCGGGAGTCCACCGGCACCCATCCAGGCAAGACCATCCTCTTTGCCCGCAACCACAACCATGCGGTGCTGCTCTCCCAGCTTTTCGATGAGCTGTATCCCCAGTATGGCGGCGGGTTCTGCCAAGTGATCGACACCTACGACCCCCGCGCCGAGCAGTTGATTGATGACTTCAAGGGGGTGGGTTCCAATCCGGGGCTGACCATCGCCATCTCGGTGGACATGCTGGATACCGGCATCGACGTGCCCGAGGTGGTGAATCTCGTTTTTGCCAAGCCGGTCAAGTCCCGGGTCAAGTTCTGGCAGATGATCGGGCGTGGCACCCGGCTTTGTTCGGAACTGTTCGGCCCCGGCCAGCACAAGCGCCATTTCCGCATCTTCGACCACTGGGGCAACTTCGAATTCTTCGCCGAAGCGTTTCAGGAAGCCGACCCGGCCCCATCCAAATCCCTCCTGCAACAGGTGTTTGAGGCGCACATTGATCTGGCCGAGGCCGCCCTGGAGCAGTCCGAACCGGCGGCCTTCAAGCTGGCAGTGGAACTGATGGCCAAGGATTTGGCCGCCCTGCCCGAGGAGACCATCGCCGTGCGGGAGAAGTGGCGGGAAAAGCGCACTGTTCAGCGGGCTTACGTTCTGGAGCAGTTCGCCTCGGAAACAGTGATCCTGCTGCGCCAGACCATGGCCCCGCTGATGCAGTGGATCGACATTCGCGACCACGCCGCCGCCTGGCAGTTCGACCGGCTCATGGCCCTGATGCAGGTCGAGTTGCTGAAGAAATCCAGCCGTTTCGAGGACTACCGGGATCAGGCCATGGATCAGGTGGCGCAGCTCCAGATGCACCTGAACCCGGTGCGGGAGAAGGGGGAGACGATCAAGCGGTTCAAGGATGGTGCGTTCTGGGCCACGGTGAGCGTGGCGCAACTGGAAGAGATGCGTCGGGAGTTGCGGGGCATCATGCATCATCGCCGTCCGGAAGAGCGTTCCGGCGAAACCGTGCGGGTAGTGGATGTGACCGATGGCGGCATCGAGTTCGCCCAGCGCAAGGCCAACATCACCGCCAACGACCTGGCCGCCTACCGCCAGCGGGTGGAAGAAGTTCTCATGCCTCTGTTCGAGAGCAACCCCACCTTGCAGAAGATCCGCGCCGGCGAGCCGGTGACCGGGACGGACCTGAACGCCCTGAACGCCCTGGTTCACCTGGAGCGGCCCGACGTGGACCTGAACATACTGCTGGAGTTCTACCAGGAGACCGCCGGCGGGCTGGCGCAGATCCTGCGCTCCATCATCGGTATGGATGCGGCAGCGGTGGAACGGCACTTTGCCGATTTCGTCCGCCGCCATCCCAAGCTGAACGCCCGGCAGATCCGTTTTCTGGGCCTGCTCAAGAACCACATCAGCAGGTTCGGCGTCATTGCCATCGACCGGCTCTACGAACCGCCGTTCACCACCGTGGACAGCGAAGGCCCCGATGGCGTGTTCCGCGACGAGGCGCAGATGGATGACCTGATCGCCATCCTGGACGCCTTCAAACCCCCTGCACAGCATGAAGTGAGAACCACCGCATGATTACCGGCGAGTTGAAAGCAAAAGTGGACAAACTTTGGACAGAATTCTGGACCGGCGGCATTACCAATCCGCTTACCGTCATCGAGCAGATTTCGTTTTTGATGTTCGCCCGGCTGCTGGATATCGCCGAGTCCCGCAACGAGAAGCGCGACGCCCGCACGGGCCACCAGGGCCGCCGTAATTTCGGCGAGACCGAGCAGGATCTGCGTTGGTCCCGTTTCAAGCACCTGGGGGCGGAAGAGATGCTGCCCCTGGTGCGGGATCGGGTCTTTCCCCACTTCAAGAAGGTGGCGGTGGATGGGGCCGAGTTCGGCGAATACATGAAAGAGGCCCAGTTGATGATCGCCAAGCCCAGTCTGCTGGTGAAGGCGGTGGAGATGATCGACGCCCTGCCGCTCACCGCCGGGGACACCAAGGGGGACCTCTACGAGTATTTGCTGGGCAAGTTGACCACGGCGGGCATCAACGGCCAGTTTCGCACCCCGCGCCATGTGATCCGCGCCATG encodes the following:
- a CDS encoding HlyD family efflux transporter periplasmic adaptor subunit, with protein sequence MEQLSTLLHLEERARSVGNTAELGFVMVNETVGLVAYRQAACWLTNQGVVALSGIPVTDPNVPMVQWLNRVCRSLHASAAVTRVVDPQQLATLDREEWQEWFPPYGLWLLLPGREGTRLGGILLARETPWQEGELVLLQHLAGAYAHAWLALLQPSPWSWFKRHLAFFSRVKIWLWLGLIGALSVVPVRLTVLAPAEVVPDDPILVRAPLEGVIEKIHVQPNDSVTEGTPLFDLDPTSLASKLEVAEKSLATALAEYRQVSHQAVEDVKSKYLLAIISGRIEERRAETVYLKHVLNRIRVKAPRSGVVIFDDPSAWLGRPVALGEKVMVVTGIHETELEAWVAMGDDIDLPPQAEVTFFPNVNPLQPVTAQVRFMAYEAFPKPNGQLAFRLRATVEANNKPRVGLKGTARIHGEQVPLLYWLFRKPLALVRQGIGW
- a CDS encoding biotin/lipoyl-binding protein, producing MISLPPLREELNLFPGPPERDGSPTWTLQDPASNRFFRLSWQTFEILSRWDAGDPAGIARQVCDQTSLTITAEDVLNLVQFVGNNHLLRAFHPGDTRRLEQARLATRLSWSRWLLHHYLFIRLPLVRPDRWLARVVPWVAPLFTRGFVVFTLIILLVGLLLVVRQWDLFMATAVSTANFQGMVSYGVAFMGIKVIHELGHALAAKREGCRVPTMGVALMVLVPVLYTDTTEAWKLTHRRQRLLVGGAGILAELTLAAYATLLWVLLPDGVLRTVFFILATTTWISSLIINSSPFMRFDGYFLLMDSWNMPNLHRRAFDMARWWLRERLFDLRTPPPESQPAKTQRLLIVFAVATWIYRLILFLGIALLVYHLFVKILGIFLFAVELGWFILLPVVSEVKTWWHMRQKIVQDRRWRFSFLLTGLFLLTGLLTVPWQGEIVLPALLRAREQVAVYSLTAGRVQSILKREGTLVKAGETLLILDSPDLEYRLSQARRRVDLLGWEIASMGFEMTFRSRIQTLEQEMAGAVAERYGLEQEKQRLHLRAAITGKVADFSPEVDIGQWLPARFQIATLVSPEQAMVTAYVAEKEIARLHQGAECRFYFRDARHTGIPCRLEAMDSLSTGVLLDPALADLYGGNVPVREHGQALIPEQAFYRVMLRTMESTPVPERQRLGRVAIAGDRQSLAMNFFRTVLAVVFREAGVN
- a CDS encoding DEAD/DEAH box helicase family protein — encoded protein: MKSLNFEFLRPSWPQLAELGGFAESYAHPDPGSSLVKLRAFAEQLVLWIYDRAGFPKPFKPNLNDLLNEDAFQAAVPKVVVDKLHAIRIHGNKAAHGEKATTDTALWLLKESHEIGRWIFVTSGQGKTTDLDAYQEPPAGGLAGEARSQLKREKKTVLKQLAAQEAQMQTLLEELDAAREKTQTAELKADELEALIQSGRHAADALNFDETTTRARLIDSQLAAAGWRVTQSDDVGQEVEVDHQPTQTGKGYADYVLWNDDGKPLAVVEAKKTAKSAELGRKQAQLYADGLEKMHGQRPVIFYTNGFDIWIWDDAGGYSPRKLYGFYSRDSLQYLVTFQRISRRGLDEIQPSEIAGRLYQLEAIKRICERLTARHRRALVVQATGTGKTRVAISLTDVLIRAGWVKRVLFLCDRKELRKQAKNAYADLLNEPLVVVGRQTAKDRDKRIYLATYPAMMTVFETFDVGFFDLIIADESHRSIYNRYRDLFFYFDALQVGLTATPVGMINRNTFRLFGCEDDDPTFNYDFSRAVEEGHLVPFELFTHTTEFLRRGIRYEQLSEAQRQQLEDDGEDPESFDYDAGQVDKAVFNKDTNKHVLRNLMENGLRESTGTHPGKTILFARNHNHAVLLSQLFDELYPQYGGGFCQVIDTYDPRAEQLIDDFKGVGSNPGLTIAISVDMLDTGIDVPEVVNLVFAKPVKSRVKFWQMIGRGTRLCSELFGPGQHKRHFRIFDHWGNFEFFAEAFQEADPAPSKSLLQQVFEAHIDLAEAALEQSEPAAFKLAVELMAKDLAALPEETIAVREKWREKRTVQRAYVLEQFASETVILLRQTMAPLMQWIDIRDHAAAWQFDRLMALMQVELLKKSSRFEDYRDQAMDQVAQLQMHLNPVREKGETIKRFKDGAFWATVSVAQLEEMRRELRGIMHHRRPEERSGETVRVVDVTDGGIEFAQRKANITANDLAAYRQRVEEVLMPLFESNPTLQKIRAGEPVTGTDLNALNALVHLERPDVDLNILLEFYQETAGGLAQILRSIIGMDAAAVERHFADFVRRHPKLNARQIRFLGLLKNHISRFGVIAIDRLYEPPFTTVDSEGPDGVFRDEAQMDDLIAILDAFKPPAQHEVRTTA